One genomic region from Streptomyces sp. NBC_00582 encodes:
- a CDS encoding RICIN domain-containing protein has translation MEETRTEQTGTKGPGRAGRGRRGHRLLRGAALTSALAATALLAPAGLAQAAPAAAPTIVSQRIVTITQADTNRFLDAHEIESLDYRVVTRPFQNNSTQHWLLTDLSNGLSTIQQQSNGRYLDAYQGSGDDYRVVTRTAENDATQAWIILPSTNGTYTIQEASNSRYLDAYELPSQDYQVVTRQWKNADEERWRIIDV, from the coding sequence ATGGAAGAGACAAGGACCGAACAGACGGGGACGAAGGGGCCGGGGCGGGCGGGCCGCGGCCGTCGCGGGCACCGACTCCTGCGGGGCGCCGCCCTGACGTCAGCGCTGGCCGCCACCGCGCTGCTGGCCCCGGCCGGACTCGCCCAGGCCGCGCCCGCCGCCGCGCCGACGATCGTGTCCCAGCGCATCGTCACCATCACCCAGGCGGACACGAACCGGTTCCTCGACGCGCACGAGATCGAGAGCCTCGACTACCGGGTGGTCACCCGGCCGTTCCAGAACAACAGCACCCAGCACTGGCTGCTGACCGACCTCAGCAACGGCCTCTCGACGATCCAGCAGCAGAGCAACGGCCGCTATCTCGACGCCTATCAGGGGTCCGGCGACGACTACCGGGTCGTCACCCGCACCGCCGAGAACGACGCGACCCAGGCCTGGATCATCCTGCCGTCCACCAACGGCACGTACACGATCCAGGAGGCCAGCAACAGCCGCTATCTCGACGCCTACGAACTGCCGTCCCAGGACTACCAGGTCGTCACACGGCAGTGGAAGAACGCGGACGAGGAGCGGTGGCGGATCATCGACGTATGA